A genome region from Chitinivorax sp. PXF-14 includes the following:
- the lgt gene encoding prolipoprotein diacylglyceryl transferase — protein MMIHPQFDPVAIHLGPMAVRWYGLMYLVGFMLFVALGRYRIKQRPDLGWDARQLDDLLFYGVLGVILGGRFGYVLFYKFGDYLANPLSILKVWEGGMSFHGGFLGVLVAMWIYGRRTGKGFWQVADFVAPLVPTGLLAGRIGNFINGELWGRVTSPDAPWAMIFPQAAREDIQQAASNPQWLQWLTQFNGLPRHPSQLYQAGLEGLALFLILWFYSAKPRQAGQVSALFLIGYGAFRFIAEFAREPDSFLGYLSLHLSMGQWLSLPMIIVGAMLFVMFGRKPSV, from the coding sequence ATGATGATTCACCCGCAGTTCGACCCCGTCGCCATCCACCTGGGCCCCATGGCCGTGCGCTGGTATGGCCTCATGTATCTGGTCGGCTTCATGCTGTTCGTCGCGCTCGGCCGCTATCGCATCAAGCAGCGCCCGGATCTCGGCTGGGATGCGCGCCAGCTCGACGACCTGCTGTTCTACGGCGTGCTCGGGGTGATACTCGGCGGGCGCTTCGGCTACGTGCTGTTCTACAAGTTCGGCGACTACCTGGCCAATCCGCTGTCCATCCTCAAGGTGTGGGAAGGCGGCATGTCCTTCCACGGCGGCTTTCTCGGCGTGCTCGTCGCGATGTGGATTTACGGCCGTCGCACCGGCAAGGGCTTCTGGCAGGTGGCCGACTTCGTCGCACCGCTGGTGCCCACCGGCCTGCTTGCTGGCCGCATCGGCAACTTCATCAACGGCGAGCTGTGGGGCCGCGTCACCAGCCCCGATGCGCCGTGGGCGATGATCTTCCCGCAGGCCGCACGCGAGGATATCCAGCAGGCCGCCAGCAACCCGCAATGGCTGCAGTGGCTGACGCAATTCAACGGCCTGCCGCGCCACCCGTCGCAGCTCTATCAGGCCGGGCTCGAGGGGCTGGCGCTGTTCCTCATCCTCTGGTTCTATTCGGCCAAGCCACGCCAGGCGGGGCAGGTTTCTGCGCTGTTCCTGATCGGTTACGGCGCCTTCCGCTTCATTGCCGAGTTCGCGCGCGAGCCCGACAGCTTCCTGGGCTACCTGAGCCTGCACCTGAGCATGGGGCAGTGGCTGAGCCTACCGATGATCATCGTCGGCGCCATGCTGTTCGTCATGTTCGGCCGCAAGCCCAGCGTCTAG
- a CDS encoding 3',5'-cyclic-nucleotide phosphodiesterase, with protein MQVHILGCSAGIGAPRRTTCIQINDDLLIDAGTGAGELTHEQIIAIDAVLLTHAHLDHAGSLPLLADAAAGFRPGPLTVHALPETIAALTGHMFNNQLWPDYTRHPSPESPWLRFAPVAVGDSFSLKGKQVTVLPVKHSVPACGYAVDGGSGSFVFSGDTTLHPPFWQALQQLPRLRYLMIETTFRSAQREQALRSGHMTPALLAEGLAWLGQPVTVLISHLEPGHEAGVLADIEQALGAGTAQRLVRGMRFAV; from the coding sequence ATGCAAGTACATATTCTCGGCTGCAGCGCCGGCATCGGTGCGCCACGGCGCACCACCTGCATCCAGATCAACGACGATCTGCTGATCGACGCCGGCACCGGTGCCGGCGAGCTCACCCATGAGCAGATCATCGCCATCGACGCCGTGCTGCTCACCCACGCCCACCTCGATCATGCCGGCTCGCTGCCGCTGCTGGCCGATGCGGCAGCCGGCTTCCGCCCTGGGCCGCTGACCGTCCACGCGCTGCCCGAAACCATCGCCGCGCTGACCGGGCACATGTTCAACAACCAGCTCTGGCCCGACTACACGCGCCATCCCTCGCCCGAATCGCCATGGCTGCGCTTCGCCCCGGTCGCCGTGGGCGACAGCTTCAGCCTCAAGGGCAAGCAGGTCACGGTGCTGCCGGTCAAACACTCGGTGCCGGCCTGCGGCTATGCCGTCGATGGCGGCAGCGGCAGTTTCGTGTTCAGCGGCGACACCACCCTGCACCCGCCGTTCTGGCAGGCCTTGCAGCAGCTGCCACGGCTGCGCTACCTGATGATCGAAACCACCTTTCGCAGCGCGCAACGCGAACAGGCGCTGCGCAGCGGCCACATGACCCCGGCACTGCTGGCCGAAGGCCTGGCCTGGCTCGGCCAGCCGGTGACGGTGCTGATCTCGCATCTTGAGCCCGGGCACGAGGCGGGGGTGCTGGCGGATATCGAGCAGGCCCTCGGGGCCGGCACGGCGCAACGGCTGGTACGCGGCATGCGTTTCGCTGTCTGA
- a CDS encoding phage tail protein produces the protein MTQTIRRTLLAAALLGLPTANALACGADPYLGTICTFGFNFCPRGWAATNGQLMSIAQNTALFSLLGTTYGGDGRVTFALPDLRGRVVVGMGQGPGLAPVDQGQVFGQDNTTLTINSMPAHTHTASTAATVTTKLRASSGAGSTDSPAGAVLAKQSRTNIYGAGPADSDMGGSAVTTTASATTTVGVAGGSQPFDQHQPSLGMLTCIAIEGIFPSRP, from the coding sequence ATGACACAGACCATCCGTCGCACCCTGCTCGCCGCCGCCCTGCTCGGGCTACCCACCGCCAATGCGCTGGCCTGTGGTGCGGACCCCTACCTGGGCACCATCTGTACCTTCGGCTTCAATTTCTGTCCGCGCGGCTGGGCGGCGACGAATGGCCAGCTCATGTCGATTGCACAGAACACGGCACTGTTCTCGCTGCTCGGCACCACCTACGGCGGTGACGGCCGGGTGACCTTTGCCCTGCCCGATCTGCGCGGCCGGGTGGTGGTTGGAATGGGGCAAGGGCCAGGGCTGGCGCCAGTCGATCAGGGTCAGGTTTTCGGCCAGGACAACACCACCTTGACGATCAACAGCATGCCGGCACACACGCACACTGCCAGCACCGCGGCCACGGTCACTACCAAGCTGCGCGCCAGCAGCGGCGCCGGCTCGACCGATAGCCCGGCAGGCGCCGTGCTGGCCAAGCAATCGCGGACCAATATCTACGGTGCCGGCCCGGCCGATAGCGATATGGGCGGCTCGGCGGTCACGACGACGGCAAGCGCCACGACGACGGTCGGGGTGGCGGGCGGCAGCCAGCCTTTCGACCAGCACCAGCCCTCGCTCGGCATGCTGACCTGCATCGCCATCGAAGGCATCTTCCCGTCGCGCCCCTGA
- the corA gene encoding magnesium/cobalt transporter CorA has translation MARRRKLYQQRLAKTGLPPGSLLHTGEQKTAEPAVTLIEYDADNCRETHFRSLGEGQRHQPQAGVLWLNVHGLHEPEIMSEIGRRFDLHPLTLEDVLNTDQRPKLEDYGHYLYMVARVFNYDRATADLSSDQVSLILGDGWVLTFQERPTGKFAAVRERLRANKGSIRKCGADYLAYTLLDAIVDHYFVVLDEVNEYTEDLENALLDNPSHKLLPNIHALKADTLLLKRSLWPLREVFNALSRGDYELFKPETRLYLRDVYDHTVHVIESTETIRDLIGGMLDIYMSALSNRLNVEMRFLTAITTVFLPLTLITGIYGMNFEYIPELKWHWGYYAVLGFMVSVAGGMGFAFWRRKWL, from the coding sequence ATGGCGCGTCGGCGTAAGCTCTACCAGCAAAGGCTGGCCAAGACCGGCCTGCCGCCCGGTTCGCTGCTGCATACCGGCGAGCAGAAGACGGCCGAGCCCGCCGTCACGCTGATCGAATACGACGCCGACAACTGCCGCGAGACCCATTTCCGCAGCCTCGGCGAAGGCCAGCGCCATCAGCCGCAGGCGGGCGTGCTGTGGCTCAATGTGCACGGCCTGCACGAGCCCGAGATCATGAGCGAGATCGGGCGCCGCTTCGATCTGCATCCGCTGACGCTCGAAGACGTGCTCAACACCGACCAGCGCCCCAAGCTCGAGGATTACGGCCACTACCTGTATATGGTTGCGCGCGTGTTCAATTACGATCGCGCAACGGCCGACCTGAGCTCGGACCAGGTGAGCCTGATTCTCGGTGACGGCTGGGTGTTGACCTTCCAGGAGCGGCCGACGGGCAAGTTCGCCGCCGTGCGCGAGCGTTTGCGTGCCAACAAGGGCTCGATCCGCAAATGCGGGGCCGATTACCTGGCCTACACGCTGCTCGATGCGATCGTCGATCATTACTTCGTCGTGCTCGACGAGGTCAACGAATACACTGAGGACCTCGAAAACGCGCTGCTCGACAACCCCAGCCACAAGCTGCTGCCGAACATCCATGCGCTCAAGGCCGATACCCTGCTGCTGAAGCGTTCGTTGTGGCCGCTGCGCGAAGTGTTCAACGCGCTGTCGCGTGGCGATTACGAGCTGTTCAAGCCCGAAACCCGCCTCTATCTGCGCGACGTGTACGACCACACGGTACATGTGATCGAGTCGACCGAGACGATACGCGACCTGATTGGCGGCATGCTCGACATCTACATGTCGGCGCTGTCCAACCGGCTCAATGTCGAGATGCGCTTTCTCACCGCCATCACCACCGTCTTTCTGCCCTTGACGCTCATCACGGGCATCTATGGCATGAATTTCGAGTACATCCCCGAACTCAAGTGGCACTGGGGCTACTACGCGGTGCTCGGTTTCATGGTCAGCGTTGCCGGCGGCATGGGCTTCGCCTTCTGGCGCCGCAAGTGGCTGTGA
- the ppx gene encoding exopolyphosphatase, giving the protein MDFPTIAAVDLGSNSFRLQVARVVDDQIYPLDTLKDPVRLGAGLRPDDSLDAAAVERAVDCLSRFGERLRGLPKEAVRVVGTNTLRVALNAPEFLPRFEQALGGFPIEIIAGREEARLIYLGAAHSLPASKEKRLVVDIGGGSTEFIVGQQLKPQKTESLYMGCVSYTLRFFPDGKITKQALRAAELAARNELQTIVGEFQHGQWHQAVGTSGTARSLQDIMELNDFSSNGITASGMDQLRELLIKQGSIRTLAVNGLRPDRAPVIVGGFAIMAAIFSELGIDHMVTATGALREGVLWDLIGRHHHKDMRDVTVAQFKRRYHIDLGQAERVMNLAVKLYLQLARQLDGDHEQGLQLLSWAAKLHEIGLSVSHTGYHKHSAYILENADMPGFAKPEQRLLSRLAMAHRGNLAKQLAGVPLLEWARIIALRLGVLFHRSRMDINLPEMHLSLHGKRFSLSIDPAWLAHSPLTSTALKQECDFWAAVGLGLDIQHGASA; this is encoded by the coding sequence ATGGACTTTCCCACGATCGCCGCCGTTGATCTCGGCTCCAATAGCTTCCGCCTGCAAGTCGCCCGCGTGGTCGACGACCAGATCTATCCACTCGATACGCTGAAAGACCCGGTGCGGCTCGGCGCGGGCCTGCGGCCCGACGATTCGCTGGACGCGGCCGCGGTCGAACGCGCCGTGGACTGCCTGAGCCGCTTCGGCGAGCGCCTGCGCGGCCTGCCGAAAGAAGCCGTGCGCGTGGTCGGCACCAATACGTTGCGCGTGGCGCTCAATGCGCCCGAGTTTCTGCCGCGCTTCGAGCAGGCGCTGGGCGGTTTTCCGATCGAGATCATCGCCGGACGCGAAGAGGCGCGGCTGATCTACCTCGGCGCCGCGCACAGCCTGCCGGCGAGCAAGGAGAAGCGGCTCGTGGTCGATATCGGCGGTGGCTCGACCGAGTTCATCGTCGGCCAGCAGCTCAAGCCGCAGAAGACCGAGAGCCTGTACATGGGCTGCGTCAGCTACACGCTACGTTTCTTCCCCGACGGCAAGATCACCAAGCAGGCCCTGCGCGCCGCCGAGCTGGCTGCGCGCAACGAGCTGCAGACCATCGTCGGCGAGTTCCAGCACGGGCAGTGGCACCAGGCAGTCGGCACCTCGGGCACGGCGCGATCACTGCAGGACATCATGGAGCTCAACGATTTCAGCAGCAATGGCATCACCGCCAGCGGCATGGATCAGCTGCGCGAGCTGCTGATCAAGCAGGGCAGCATCCGCACCCTGGCGGTCAACGGTCTGCGCCCCGACCGTGCGCCGGTGATCGTCGGTGGCTTCGCCATCATGGCGGCGATCTTTTCCGAGCTCGGCATTGACCACATGGTCACCGCCACCGGCGCACTGCGCGAAGGCGTGTTGTGGGACCTGATCGGCCGCCATCACCACAAGGACATGCGCGACGTCACCGTGGCCCAGTTCAAGCGCCGCTACCACATCGACCTGGGCCAGGCCGAGCGGGTGATGAACCTCGCGGTGAAGCTCTACCTGCAACTCGCCCGCCAGCTCGATGGCGACCATGAGCAGGGGCTGCAGCTGCTGTCTTGGGCAGCCAAGCTGCACGAGATCGGGCTCTCGGTATCGCATACCGGCTACCACAAGCACTCGGCCTACATCCTCGAGAACGCCGACATGCCCGGCTTCGCCAAGCCCGAGCAGCGCCTGCTGTCGCGGCTGGCGATGGCGCATCGAGGCAATCTGGCGAAGCAGCTGGCCGGCGTGCCGCTGCTCGAATGGGCGCGCATCATCGCGTTGCGGCTGGGGGTGCTGTTCCACCGCAGCCGCATGGACATCAATCTGCCGGAGATGCATCTGAGCCTGCACGGCAAACGCTTCTCGCTGAGCATCGACCCTGCCTGGCTTGCGCATAGCCCGCTGACGTCGACTGCGCTCAAGCAGGAATGCGATTTCTGGGCTGCGGTCGGTCTCGGGCTCGATATCCAGCATGGCGCGTCGGCGTAA
- the phoU gene encoding phosphate signaling complex protein PhoU: protein MPEHISKQFDSDLEAVRSRVLQMGGLVEQQIVMAMEGLATGDIDLLNKVISDDHRVNALDVEIDDACQHIIARRQPAATDLRMVMTMIKTTSDLERIGDEAEKVARMSKMIYEADRVNMPRFHEVRHMADLAIEMLRKALDAFARLDLSAAAQVVRADLQVDEEYRAIIRQLITFMMEDPRTISIALEILSIAKALERIGDHAKNMSEYVVFLVKGKDVRHTSVEEVERQALE, encoded by the coding sequence ATGCCGGAGCACATTTCAAAACAATTCGATAGCGATCTGGAAGCCGTGCGTTCACGCGTGCTGCAGATGGGCGGCCTGGTCGAGCAACAGATCGTGATGGCGATGGAAGGCCTGGCCACAGGCGACATCGACCTGCTGAACAAGGTGATCAGCGACGACCACCGCGTCAATGCGCTCGACGTCGAGATCGACGATGCCTGTCAGCACATCATTGCGCGCCGCCAGCCGGCAGCGACCGACCTGCGCATGGTGATGACCATGATCAAGACCACGTCCGACCTCGAACGCATCGGCGACGAGGCGGAAAAGGTCGCGCGCATGAGCAAGATGATCTACGAAGCGGACCGCGTGAACATGCCGCGTTTCCACGAGGTGCGCCACATGGCGGACCTGGCGATCGAGATGCTGCGCAAGGCGCTCGATGCCTTCGCCCGGCTCGATCTGTCCGCCGCGGCCCAGGTGGTGCGCGCCGACCTGCAGGTGGACGAGGAATACCGCGCCATCATCCGCCAGCTGATCACCTTCATGATGGAAGACCCGCGCACCATCTCGATCGCGCTCGAAATCCTGTCCATCGCCAAGGCGCTCGAGCGCATCGGCGATCACGCCAAGAACATGAGCGAATACGTGGTGTTCCTGGTCAAGGGCAAGGATGTCCGTCACACCTCGGTGGAAGAGGTCGAGCGCCAGGCGCTAGAATAA
- the rpiA gene encoding ribose-5-phosphate isomerase RpiA codes for MTQDELKQAVAKAAIEYVPDNCIVGVGTGSTANYFIDELARIKGRIDGAVASSEASAQRLKAHGIPVLDLNVVDELPVYVDGADEINHQLHMIKGGGAALTREKIVAAVAKQFICIADQSKLVDVLGTFPLPIEVIPMARSHVGREIVRLGGHPALREGVLTDNGNVIIDVHGMQIAQPVELEKQLDQIVGVVTNGLFAARRADVLLLGTAQGVRTYK; via the coding sequence ATGACTCAGGACGAATTGAAGCAAGCGGTGGCCAAGGCCGCCATCGAATATGTGCCCGACAACTGTATCGTCGGTGTCGGCACCGGCTCGACCGCCAACTATTTCATCGACGAGCTGGCCAGGATCAAGGGCCGCATCGACGGTGCCGTGGCGAGCTCCGAGGCCAGCGCACAGCGCCTCAAGGCCCATGGCATCCCGGTGCTCGACCTCAATGTCGTCGACGAGCTGCCGGTCTATGTCGATGGCGCGGACGAGATCAACCACCAGCTGCACATGATCAAGGGCGGCGGTGCCGCGCTGACGCGCGAGAAGATCGTTGCCGCCGTGGCCAAACAGTTCATCTGCATCGCCGACCAGAGCAAGCTGGTGGACGTGCTGGGCACCTTCCCGCTGCCCATCGAGGTGATCCCGATGGCGCGCAGCCATGTCGGCCGCGAGATCGTGCGTCTCGGGGGGCATCCGGCGCTGCGTGAAGGCGTGCTGACCGACAACGGTAATGTCATCATCGACGTGCATGGTATGCAGATCGCGCAGCCTGTGGAGCTCGAAAAACAGCTGGACCAGATCGTCGGTGTCGTCACCAACGGCCTGTTCGCGGCACGCCGTGCTGACGTGCTGCTGCTGGGCACGGCGCAGGGCGTCAGGACGTACAAATGA
- a CDS encoding tetratricopeptide repeat protein, with translation MPAHNVEGHDVNILIPLQPWQNGRQSNTLSLFDMTEPVSPIFGKIVAALKERRLSDAAVLATQAHMTQPDDPLSAYYMAVVAARMNKHRSAHEYLDDNLRRHPEHAPSLLERARVFCRQGRAEQALEPFAAAAALVPADMAIRRDWGIALATLGNWQDALPHLQQAAKTLKQDVELHRALGLALCMTGNARKGLAAFEQAIPGKRSDPAWHVELARIFLRAGRLDDAWRAASNALEIDARSLPALEAAWNIALDRQDTKSAIAMAERAVKLSPNANTYQALAVALADGIDPEQACAEFERALAFDPTNLQVLSSYSHHSMYVESLSPEQVFELHRRYGNALEQEVRPIQQPKRDLSPSRRLRIGYVSGDFRAHAFAKCALPLFRHHDHNQVEVFCYYTRRYADAATREFMALADTWRHVADLNDTQLAELIADDGIDVLIDCSLHTDGHRLPVFARKPAPVQAAWCGLQSTTGLSRIDYRLTDASLDPPGMTERYHSEMLWRLPQVTQVLDRPDHYPEPGPLPALAKGHVTFCVFNRLSKKGPSSLRFWAETLHGTPGSKLMVVALTRDGKPSGHSERLIRALAAHGIERDRLILERPRDWDGFLALHREVDIQLDTSPFAGLTTTAISVAMGVPMVTIAGALPSRRGSMMVLNAVGHPEWSGDDADAAARVATALAADLPRLAEIRASLPGRARISALHDGPAFARDMEQAYRAMWQRWLEHGTGTR, from the coding sequence ATGCCCGCGCACAATGTCGAAGGCCATGACGTCAACATCCTTATTCCGCTGCAGCCGTGGCAAAATGGCCGACAATCCAACACCCTCTCGCTGTTCGACATGACAGAACCCGTTTCACCGATTTTTGGCAAGATTGTCGCTGCACTGAAAGAACGCCGCCTGTCCGATGCCGCCGTGCTGGCGACCCAGGCACACATGACGCAGCCGGACGACCCGTTGTCGGCCTACTATATGGCGGTCGTCGCCGCCCGCATGAACAAGCACCGAAGCGCCCACGAGTATCTCGACGACAACCTGCGCCGGCACCCCGAGCATGCGCCGTCGCTGCTCGAACGGGCTCGTGTGTTCTGCCGCCAGGGGCGCGCGGAGCAGGCGCTCGAGCCTTTCGCCGCGGCTGCGGCGCTGGTGCCGGCCGACATGGCGATACGCCGTGACTGGGGCATCGCACTGGCCACGCTCGGCAACTGGCAGGATGCGCTCCCGCACCTGCAGCAGGCGGCCAAGACCCTGAAACAGGATGTCGAACTGCACCGCGCGCTGGGCCTGGCGTTGTGCATGACGGGCAATGCCAGGAAAGGGCTGGCGGCGTTTGAACAGGCGATCCCGGGTAAGCGCAGCGATCCGGCCTGGCATGTGGAGCTGGCACGGATATTCCTGCGGGCCGGCCGTCTCGACGATGCCTGGCGCGCCGCCTCGAATGCGCTGGAAATCGACGCCCGCTCGTTGCCGGCGCTGGAAGCGGCCTGGAACATCGCGCTCGACCGCCAGGATACCAAGTCGGCCATCGCCATGGCAGAACGAGCCGTGAAGCTCTCGCCCAACGCAAACACGTACCAGGCGCTGGCCGTAGCACTGGCCGATGGCATCGACCCGGAACAGGCCTGTGCCGAATTCGAGCGGGCGCTGGCCTTCGACCCGACGAATCTGCAGGTGCTGTCGAGCTACAGCCACCATTCGATGTATGTCGAATCGCTGAGCCCGGAACAGGTATTCGAGCTGCACCGCCGCTACGGCAACGCACTGGAGCAGGAAGTACGGCCGATCCAGCAGCCCAAGCGCGACCTGTCGCCGTCCCGCCGGTTGCGCATCGGCTATGTCTCGGGCGATTTTCGTGCGCATGCGTTCGCCAAGTGCGCGCTGCCGCTGTTTCGCCACCACGACCACAATCAGGTCGAGGTGTTCTGTTACTACACGCGCCGCTACGCCGATGCGGCCACACGCGAATTCATGGCGCTGGCCGATACCTGGCGCCATGTCGCCGACCTGAACGACACGCAGCTGGCGGAGCTGATCGCCGACGACGGCATCGACGTGCTGATCGACTGCTCGCTGCACACCGATGGCCATCGGCTGCCGGTCTTCGCGCGCAAACCGGCGCCCGTCCAGGCAGCATGGTGCGGGCTGCAATCGACCACGGGTCTGTCGCGCATCGACTATCGCCTGACCGATGCCAGCCTCGATCCGCCGGGCATGACCGAGCGCTACCACAGCGAAATGCTGTGGCGCCTGCCGCAGGTAACCCAGGTGCTCGACCGCCCGGACCACTACCCCGAGCCGGGGCCGCTGCCCGCCCTCGCCAAGGGCCATGTCACCTTCTGCGTGTTCAACCGGCTGTCGAAGAAAGGACCGTCCAGCCTGCGCTTCTGGGCCGAAACGCTGCACGGCACGCCCGGCAGCAAACTCATGGTGGTCGCCCTGACGCGTGACGGCAAGCCGTCGGGACACAGCGAGCGGCTGATCAGGGCGCTCGCGGCCCATGGCATCGAGCGCGACCGCCTGATTCTCGAGCGGCCGCGCGACTGGGATGGCTTCCTGGCGCTGCACCGCGAGGTCGACATCCAGCTCGACACCAGCCCGTTTGCCGGCCTCACCACCACGGCCATCTCGGTGGCGATGGGCGTGCCGATGGTCACCATCGCCGGCGCCCTGCCCTCGCGCCGGGGCTCGATGATGGTGCTGAACGCCGTCGGCCACCCCGAATGGTCGGGCGACGATGCCGATGCGGCGGCCCGCGTGGCGACCGCACTGGCGGCCGACCTGCCGCGCCTGGCGGAGATCCGCGCCTCGCTACCGGGCCGCGCGCGGATATCGGCACTGCACGACGGGCCGGCCTTCGCTCGCGATATGGAGCAGGCCTATCGCGCCATGTGGCAGCGCTGGCTCGAGCACGGCACCGGCACGCGCTAA